From a region of the Nonlabens dokdonensis DSW-6 genome:
- a CDS encoding T9SS type A sorting domain-containing protein, whose translation MKKTILLIGAFALSLTSISQVLEVENFNSLVPGNVGTAIDGSAGQGGFNTFATNGDAPTTTTNAANSNFEIVTVRMSTEQNFNLTGPDGDSGVRAMWRDGLDVSWTNRTAGNDVIELEYTFNTGPTTTSKNQIGMRIFGDNPSTDPNAPATVTSIGYSYDTSTGVLSGIAYLNNNGTFGNFRIGLAAGGLILSPNTDYSIGCSYNTVTGEVLWKTDASAGNSTLPSGLWVANQDPLEVDFLAFSTAADPNATPPVTANTSATTLTFKDYVSRAVAVSNLLNNEDQTLNEVSVKVFPNPATDILNVSSSTQQLSSIEIVDLNGRLIKSLEVNSTEVSANIEDLKPGLYILNISSNDATITRKFVKE comes from the coding sequence ATGAAAAAAACTATACTTTTAATCGGAGCATTTGCTCTTAGTCTAACTTCTATAAGCCAAGTGCTAGAAGTAGAAAATTTTAACAGTCTCGTTCCAGGTAACGTGGGAACTGCAATTGATGGAAGTGCTGGTCAAGGAGGTTTCAATACCTTTGCAACAAATGGAGATGCTCCAACGACAACTACAAACGCAGCCAATTCTAACTTTGAAATAGTTACCGTTAGAATGAGCACTGAGCAAAACTTTAATTTAACTGGGCCAGACGGAGACAGTGGTGTTAGAGCAATGTGGAGAGATGGTTTAGATGTGTCTTGGACTAATAGAACTGCAGGAAACGATGTTATTGAATTAGAATATACTTTTAATACAGGACCTACAACTACAAGTAAAAATCAAATAGGTATGAGGATTTTTGGAGATAATCCTAGTACAGATCCTAATGCACCAGCCACAGTAACTTCTATAGGATATTCTTATGATACATCAACTGGAGTATTATCTGGTATTGCATATTTAAATAACAACGGTACTTTTGGAAACTTTCGAATAGGATTAGCAGCAGGTGGTCTTATTTTAAGTCCAAATACTGATTATAGTATTGGTTGTTCATATAATACTGTAACAGGTGAGGTTCTATGGAAAACTGATGCTAGTGCTGGTAATTCAACTTTACCTAGTGGATTATGGGTTGCAAATCAAGATCCATTAGAAGTTGATTTTTTAGCATTCAGTACTGCTGCAGATCCCAACGCGACGCCTCCAGTAACTGCAAACACTTCAGCAACAACTCTTACATTTAAAGATTATGTTTCTAGAGCTGTTGCGGTTAGCAATCTATTGAACAATGAAGATCAAACTTTGAACGAGGTAAGTGTGAAGGTTTTCCCTAATCCTGCAACAGATATATTAAATGTATCAAGTAGTACTCAACAACTTTCTTCTATAGAAATAGTTGATCTTAATGGTAGGCTAATAAAGTCTTTAGAAGTAAATTCTACAGAAGTGAGCGCAAATATAGAAGATTTAAAACCAGGTCTTTATATTTTAAATATTTCTAGTAATGACGCTACAATCACAAGAAAATTTGTGAAGGAGTAA
- a CDS encoding polyprenyl synthetase family protein — protein MKIVEQIKEPIAHEMELFEKKFHLSMASRIALLNRITHFIVNRKGKQMRPMFVFLVAKMIGKGQVNDRTYRGASVIELIHTATLVHDDVVDDSLKRRGFFSVNALWKNKIAVLVGDYLLSKGLLLSIDNKDFDLLQIISVAVREMSEGELLQIEKARRLDITEDIYYDIIRKKTATLIAACCSLGACSVEPEGEDVEKMRKFGELIGVAFQIKDDLFDYGNQRIGKPTGIDIKEQKMTLPLIYSINKASAKDKKWLINSVKKYNRDKKRVREVINYVKDNGGLDYAIDSMYRYKKEALDILNTYPESEYKTSLLKMVDYVIDRAK, from the coding sequence ATGAAAATTGTAGAGCAAATTAAAGAGCCTATCGCTCATGAAATGGAACTTTTTGAAAAGAAGTTCCATCTTTCCATGGCTTCTCGCATTGCTCTGCTCAATCGTATTACCCATTTCATTGTTAATCGCAAAGGAAAACAAATGCGGCCCATGTTTGTTTTCTTGGTTGCAAAGATGATAGGTAAAGGTCAGGTAAATGACCGTACTTATCGCGGCGCATCTGTAATTGAGTTGATTCATACTGCTACTTTAGTTCATGATGATGTGGTTGATGACAGCCTAAAGCGACGTGGTTTCTTTTCTGTAAATGCCTTATGGAAAAATAAAATTGCTGTTCTTGTAGGCGATTATCTATTATCAAAAGGTTTATTACTTAGTATCGATAATAAAGACTTTGACTTACTACAAATCATAAGCGTTGCCGTACGCGAGATGAGTGAAGGAGAATTACTTCAAATTGAAAAAGCCAGAAGACTAGATATTACAGAAGATATCTATTACGATATCATCCGTAAAAAGACTGCTACTTTAATTGCCGCTTGCTGTAGTCTGGGCGCTTGTTCTGTAGAGCCAGAAGGAGAAGATGTAGAGAAAATGCGCAAATTTGGCGAGTTAATCGGTGTTGCATTTCAAATTAAAGATGACCTATTTGATTATGGAAATCAACGTATAGGAAAGCCCACAGGTATTGATATTAAGGAGCAAAAGATGACTTTGCCACTTATTTACAGTATCAATAAAGCTTCTGCCAAGGACAAAAAATGGTTGATCAACTCTGTAAAGAAATACAACAGAGATAAGAAACGTGTGCGTGAGGTCATCAACTACGTTAAGGATAATGGTGGTCTTGATTATGCCATAGACTCAATGTACCGATACAAGAAAGAAGCACTGGACATTTTAAATACATATCCAGAATCAGAGTATAAAACTTCTTTGCTCAAAATGGTGGACTATGTTATTGACCGTGCTAAGTAG
- the der gene encoding ribosome biogenesis GTPase Der, translated as MMSIVAIVGRPNVGKSTLFNRMIQRREAITDSVSGVTRDRHYGRSDWNGKEFSLIDTGGYVIGSDDVFETEIDQQVELAIDEADAILFMVNAEEGITPMDEDVAQLLRKVTKPVFLVVNKVDNNKREQDAYEFYNLGLGEYFSISSMNGSGTGDLLDEVVKVLPDTVEEKKDDLPRFAVVGRPNAGKSSFINALIGEDRYIVTDIAGTTRDSIDTKYNRFGFEFNLVDTAGIRRKKKVREDLEFYSVMRSVRAIEHCDVCILMLDATRGFDGQVQNIFWLAERNRKGIVVLVNKWDLVDKETNTAKEFEAKIRREMEPFTDVPIVFISVLNKQRIHKAIETAVAVYKNRSKKIKTSQLNETLLPLIENYPPPSLKGKFVKIKFITQLPTPQPQFAFFCNLPQYVRDAYKRYLENQLREHFDFHGVPISVYMRKK; from the coding sequence ATCATGAGTATAGTAGCAATCGTAGGAAGACCTAACGTAGGAAAGTCGACTCTTTTTAATCGTATGATTCAACGTAGAGAGGCGATTACAGATTCTGTAAGCGGTGTCACTAGAGATAGACACTACGGCAGAAGCGACTGGAACGGTAAAGAATTTTCTTTAATCGATACTGGTGGTTATGTCATAGGTAGTGATGATGTTTTTGAGACAGAAATTGATCAGCAAGTAGAACTAGCCATCGATGAAGCCGATGCCATTCTTTTTATGGTAAACGCCGAAGAAGGTATTACACCCATGGATGAGGACGTTGCTCAATTATTGCGCAAAGTGACTAAGCCTGTTTTTCTAGTCGTTAATAAAGTAGATAATAATAAAAGAGAGCAAGACGCATACGAGTTTTACAATCTTGGATTAGGAGAATACTTCTCTATCTCGAGTATGAATGGTAGTGGTACAGGAGATTTACTTGATGAGGTTGTAAAAGTACTTCCAGATACTGTTGAAGAAAAGAAGGACGATTTACCAAGATTTGCGGTTGTAGGAAGACCTAATGCGGGAAAAAGCTCCTTTATAAACGCATTAATAGGAGAAGATAGATATATAGTTACAGATATTGCAGGGACAACTCGCGATTCTATTGATACGAAGTACAATCGTTTTGGTTTTGAATTTAACTTAGTTGATACCGCAGGAATACGTAGAAAGAAAAAAGTACGTGAAGATCTAGAGTTTTATAGTGTGATGCGCAGTGTGAGAGCTATTGAGCATTGTGATGTTTGTATTTTAATGTTAGACGCAACTAGAGGTTTTGACGGTCAGGTTCAAAATATATTTTGGCTTGCAGAGCGCAATCGCAAGGGTATTGTCGTACTAGTGAATAAATGGGATCTTGTTGATAAAGAAACAAATACCGCTAAAGAATTTGAAGCTAAGATCAGAAGGGAGATGGAACCATTTACAGATGTTCCTATTGTTTTTATCTCGGTTTTAAATAAACAAAGAATCCATAAAGCGATTGAGACAGCGGTTGCAGTTTATAAAAACAGATCTAAAAAGATCAAAACAAGTCAGCTCAATGAAACATTGTTACCGTTAATTGAGAATTATCCACCACCATCGTTAAAAGGTAAATTTGTAAAAATAAAGTTCATTACTCAATTGCCTACACCACAACCTCAGTTTGCATTCTTTTGTAATTTGCCTCAATATGTTAGAGATGCTTACAAAAGATATTTAGAAAATCAGCTGAGAGAACATTTTGATTTTCATGGTGTTCCTATCAGTGTTTATATGCGAAAAAAATAG
- a CDS encoding outer membrane beta-barrel protein, giving the protein MRLFFFLCLATLFALYSTAQTFSIKGVVKDSLTNEKLQSATIYVESVQDSTLITYSITDEDGVFSLSGNTAYEEVSFMASFQGYQNYSKLLNLKDGRDLDLGDIILNSDIESLNSVLVKARKAPITVKQDTLEFNAKSFNTKADATLEDVMKELPGVKVDKDGKITVNGKEVSKILVNGKEFFGDDPQVALKNLPKEIIDKIQVTESKTDTQKATGEDGDANASEINITIDEDKNKGWFSRLTAGGGTDDRYSMSGIANYFNNDFKLSILGSSNNINSPGFSFDEIYDAMGSSAYSISRSSNGSFGINGVNFGGSGGITSSDSAGLNMSNDWGETVSASLNYFYGGNDTESASDSRRTTFLPSEEDIDNEINSFTTESSNRGIRNGDSHRISGRFEVKPDTLTSFNIRPNLNFSKNFSNNQSTSVSRNNDGLLRNDVATSSVSNSDNESLGANFNFSRRTQQKGTYYGLYGNVNRNKNESQSDFNSIRITFDDLGNPETPDIQDQIINNNSENTRFSVTPYVNKKLSESLTGSLNYNFETGNQENERSIFDRDGAGNLVFNATLSNDFEVKSSQQRPSIGLRYKKGEFRLNLSGGIIHQTLESEDVLLNTSFDKEFTDPYVNANMNYKFGKFGRVYLNYRNSISVPSVRQLQPVEDQTNPQNIVRGNPDLDASQRHNIYFNLSNYDWEKGSGFYSGGGFTYTDNSVAAITTTDDDLIRTTTYVNIDGEYNGYLYTSFSKSWKKDDREIELDIGIDGNLSLNKGFTNGLAFQSEAIRIAPEVTLEYSLKDYIDVELEYEISANRTQFDIENISDQEFVNHRAAIDITTSWPEHVILGLRGEYNKFGNISGDFDDDSFVLIGSLGYKFLKDKATVKLKAYDILNQIIDTRRTISDDFVSDTSSLVLQQYFMLSFTYKFSQFGGKKPDTNKVIMF; this is encoded by the coding sequence ATGAGATTATTCTTTTTTTTATGTTTAGCAACTTTATTTGCTTTGTATTCGACAGCGCAAACATTTAGTATTAAAGGAGTTGTAAAAGATTCCTTGACAAATGAAAAACTACAAAGCGCGACCATTTACGTGGAAAGTGTCCAGGATTCTACATTAATTACGTACTCGATTACAGATGAGGATGGTGTTTTCTCGCTATCTGGTAATACCGCATATGAAGAAGTGAGCTTTATGGCTTCGTTTCAGGGGTATCAAAATTATTCTAAACTCTTGAACCTTAAAGATGGTCGAGATCTAGATCTAGGTGATATTATTCTTAATAGTGACATAGAATCATTAAATAGCGTACTAGTCAAAGCTAGAAAAGCGCCCATTACGGTGAAACAAGATACCTTAGAATTCAATGCAAAATCTTTTAATACCAAAGCAGATGCTACGCTTGAAGACGTAATGAAAGAATTACCTGGTGTAAAAGTCGATAAAGACGGGAAGATTACTGTAAACGGTAAAGAAGTATCTAAAATCCTTGTCAATGGTAAGGAGTTCTTTGGAGATGATCCTCAAGTAGCGCTCAAAAACTTGCCTAAGGAAATTATTGATAAAATTCAAGTCACGGAGTCTAAAACTGATACTCAAAAAGCTACTGGAGAAGATGGTGATGCAAACGCAAGTGAGATTAACATTACTATCGATGAAGATAAAAACAAAGGTTGGTTTTCTAGATTGACAGCTGGTGGAGGAACAGATGATAGATATTCCATGAGTGGTATCGCAAATTATTTTAACAATGACTTTAAATTAAGCATTTTAGGAAGTAGCAATAATATCAATAGTCCAGGTTTTTCTTTTGACGAAATTTACGACGCCATGGGAAGTAGTGCGTACTCTATTTCTAGGAGTAGTAATGGCAGTTTTGGAATCAATGGTGTAAATTTCGGTGGTAGTGGCGGCATAACCTCTAGTGACAGTGCAGGATTAAATATGTCAAATGACTGGGGTGAAACGGTAAGTGCTTCTTTAAATTACTTTTATGGTGGCAACGATACAGAATCTGCTTCGGATAGTCGCAGGACTACATTCTTACCTAGTGAGGAGGATATTGATAATGAAATCAATAGTTTCACAACAGAAAGTTCTAATCGAGGGATTAGAAATGGTGATAGTCATAGAATAAGCGGTCGTTTTGAGGTAAAGCCAGATACATTAACATCATTCAACATTAGACCAAATCTTAATTTCTCTAAAAACTTTAGCAATAATCAAAGCACCTCTGTTTCAAGAAACAATGACGGCCTATTGAGAAATGACGTAGCTACATCTTCTGTTTCTAATTCAGATAATGAATCTTTAGGTGCCAACTTTAATTTCTCTCGTAGAACTCAACAAAAAGGAACTTACTACGGTCTTTACGGGAATGTAAACAGAAATAAAAATGAATCTCAGAGTGATTTTAATAGTATTAGGATCACATTTGACGATTTAGGTAATCCAGAGACGCCAGATATTCAAGATCAGATCATAAATAATAATTCTGAAAACACCAGGTTTTCTGTAACTCCTTACGTAAATAAAAAATTAAGCGAGTCGCTTACAGGATCATTGAACTATAATTTTGAAACAGGTAATCAAGAAAATGAACGTAGTATTTTTGATCGCGATGGTGCTGGAAACCTAGTTTTCAATGCAACACTCAGTAATGATTTTGAAGTAAAAAGCAGCCAGCAAAGACCTAGTATAGGACTGCGGTATAAAAAAGGTGAGTTTAGGCTCAACCTTAGTGGAGGAATTATCCATCAAACTCTAGAAAGTGAGGACGTTCTTTTAAATACAAGTTTTGATAAGGAATTTACAGATCCATATGTAAATGCAAATATGAATTACAAATTTGGAAAATTTGGTAGAGTATATCTTAATTATCGCAATAGCATCAGTGTTCCTAGCGTGAGACAACTACAACCTGTAGAAGATCAAACTAACCCTCAAAATATAGTAAGAGGTAATCCAGATCTTGATGCGAGCCAGCGACATAATATTTACTTCAACCTAAGTAACTACGACTGGGAAAAAGGTTCTGGTTTTTACTCTGGTGGTGGTTTTACCTATACAGATAATAGTGTAGCAGCGATTACGACTACTGACGATGACTTAATAAGAACTACAACTTACGTTAATATAGATGGAGAATACAATGGTTATTTATATACGAGCTTCAGTAAATCTTGGAAAAAAGATGACAGAGAAATAGAGCTCGATATAGGTATAGATGGAAACCTTTCTTTAAACAAAGGATTTACTAACGGTCTTGCATTTCAAAGTGAAGCCATACGCATTGCGCCAGAAGTTACACTTGAATACTCCTTAAAGGACTATATAGATGTAGAGCTGGAATATGAAATCAGTGCCAATAGAACTCAATTTGATATTGAAAATATTAGCGATCAAGAATTTGTGAACCATCGCGCTGCAATAGATATTACAACTTCATGGCCAGAACATGTTATTCTAGGTCTGAGAGGTGAGTACAATAAATTTGGAAATATTTCTGGCGATTTTGATGACGATTCTTTTGTACTGATAGGAAGTTTAGGATATAAGTTTTTAAAAGATAAGGCTACTGTAAAATTGAAGGCTTACGATATTTTAAACCAAATCATAGATACACGTCGTACTATAAGTGATGATTTTGTTTCAGACACAAGTAGTTTGGTTTTACAACAGTATTTCATGCTCAGTTTTACGTATAAATTCTCGCAATTTGGCGGTAAAAAACCTGATACTAATAAAGTAATCATGTTTTAA
- a CDS encoding toxin-antitoxin system YwqK family antitoxin — MKYLVLILITCSSFFFNSSKKHYVKDYHNGKIVSEGWMQNDEKTGYWKYYDKGVLTSQGHYLKNHKNGYWHFYKNEIVKEEGYFKNDNRQSWWTFHNYKSYKTVKKQYVNNLISGYVLYYRRSTLSKVEEYESNSKIGEWTSYWSFKSAHPDFSLNELRK; from the coding sequence ATGAAGTATCTCGTTCTAATTCTAATTACATGTAGTAGTTTTTTCTTCAATTCTTCTAAAAAGCATTATGTGAAAGACTATCACAACGGTAAAATAGTGAGTGAAGGCTGGATGCAAAACGACGAAAAAACCGGATACTGGAAATATTACGACAAAGGTGTTCTTACCTCTCAAGGACATTATTTAAAGAATCACAAAAATGGATACTGGCATTTTTACAAAAACGAAATTGTAAAAGAAGAAGGTTACTTTAAAAATGATAACCGACAAAGCTGGTGGACTTTTCATAATTATAAATCGTATAAGACGGTCAAAAAGCAATATGTAAACAATCTAATTTCTGGTTATGTGTTGTATTACAGGCGATCCACACTATCTAAAGTAGAAGAGTATGAATCCAATTCTAAAATAGGAGAGTGGACCAGTTACTGGAGTTTTAAATCTGCTCATCCTGATTTTTCCTTAAACGAATTACGCAAGTAA
- a CDS encoding glycosyltransferase family 2 protein has product MNQDSIIRVIIPAFNEAASIPLVIKDIPSVVKEIIVCSNNSNDATVVNARKAGATVVEEPTPGYGNACLKGMEYIASLNEGTDIIVFLDGDYSDYPQQLTELVAPIIEKDIDFVIGARVKHLREAGSMTAPQIFGNWLATSLMKLFFGSRFTDLGPFRAIKYDKLLELEMEDRTYGWTVEMQLKALKKNFSYQEIPMKYRNRIGVSKVSGTVKGAIFAGVKILTWIFKYGFKK; this is encoded by the coding sequence CTGAATCAAGATTCTATCATAAGAGTTATCATTCCTGCCTTTAATGAAGCTGCTTCTATACCGCTGGTCATTAAGGATATTCCTTCAGTAGTTAAGGAAATAATCGTATGTAGTAACAACTCAAATGATGCTACGGTTGTAAATGCGAGAAAGGCTGGTGCAACAGTAGTAGAAGAGCCTACTCCAGGATATGGTAATGCATGTCTTAAAGGAATGGAATATATCGCTTCTCTTAATGAAGGGACAGATATCATCGTTTTTCTTGATGGTGACTATAGCGATTATCCACAGCAGCTTACAGAGTTGGTAGCTCCGATCATAGAAAAAGATATAGACTTCGTAATTGGCGCGAGAGTAAAACACCTTCGTGAAGCAGGTTCCATGACGGCTCCTCAAATTTTTGGAAACTGGCTCGCGACCTCGCTCATGAAATTGTTCTTTGGTTCCAGATTTACAGATTTAGGTCCTTTCAGGGCGATTAAATACGATAAACTTCTAGAACTGGAAATGGAAGATCGCACTTATGGATGGACCGTAGAAATGCAATTAAAAGCATTAAAAAAGAACTTTTCTTATCAAGAAATTCCTATGAAATATAGGAATAGAATAGGTGTTTCAAAAGTTTCAGGTACGGTTAAAGGTGCTATCTTTGCAGGCGTTAAAATTTTAACTTGGATATTTAAATACGGTTTTAAAAAATGA
- a CDS encoding cellulose synthase family protein: MILVWICIVIYSISLVLILFYAFAQLNLLFNYIKAQKLVDNDALLDLSNPDEVPYVTIQLPVFNEAYVMDRLLDNIILLEYPREKLEIQVLDDSTDETVTSTAAHVKRLAANGLDIVHITRTDRSGYKAGALKEGLEIAKGDLIAIFDADFLPEADWLQKTIPHFKDPEIGVVQTRWAHLNRDYSILTQIQAFALDAHFTLEQVGRNSKGHFINFNGTAGVWRKETIYDAGNWEGDTLTEDLDLSYRAQLKNWKFKYLEHVTTPAELPIIISAARSQQFRWNKGGAENFRKMFRRVLSSDMSFKSKLHGILHLLNSTMFLNVLIVGVLSIPMLYIKNEYGHLREYFIVMSFFVISTIIFFFCYWYMYKKTYGGGFKNFISYIGMFFTFFSIAMGFSFHNSIAVLEGHAGKRSEFVRTPKFNLKAVGGNWKANKYLRKKISPHVIIEGLLMLYFAFGMYSAFVVGDQGGDFGLFPFHLMLFIGFGFVFIRSITEKQ; encoded by the coding sequence ATGATATTGGTCTGGATTTGTATTGTAATTTACTCTATATCATTAGTGTTGATATTGTTCTATGCTTTTGCGCAGCTCAATTTACTTTTTAATTATATAAAAGCACAAAAGCTAGTAGATAATGATGCTTTGCTAGATCTTTCTAATCCTGATGAGGTCCCGTATGTAACCATACAGTTGCCTGTATTTAACGAGGCTTATGTAATGGATAGGCTTTTAGATAATATCATTTTGCTTGAGTATCCTAGAGAAAAATTAGAAATACAAGTCTTAGATGATTCTACTGACGAGACTGTTACTTCTACAGCCGCTCATGTAAAACGACTTGCAGCAAATGGACTGGACATTGTTCATATCACAAGAACAGATCGTAGTGGCTACAAAGCTGGCGCCCTAAAGGAAGGTCTTGAGATTGCCAAGGGAGATTTAATAGCTATTTTTGATGCAGATTTCCTTCCAGAAGCAGACTGGTTACAAAAGACGATTCCGCATTTTAAAGATCCAGAAATAGGCGTTGTACAAACAAGATGGGCGCACCTTAATCGTGATTATTCCATACTTACACAAATACAAGCCTTTGCATTAGATGCTCACTTCACTCTAGAGCAAGTCGGTCGTAATTCAAAAGGCCATTTTATTAACTTTAACGGTACTGCTGGCGTGTGGCGCAAAGAAACGATCTACGACGCAGGAAACTGGGAAGGTGATACCTTAACCGAAGATCTGGACTTGAGCTATAGAGCACAATTAAAAAACTGGAAGTTCAAATACTTAGAGCATGTAACTACACCAGCTGAGCTACCTATTATTATAAGCGCAGCTCGATCTCAGCAATTTAGATGGAACAAAGGTGGAGCAGAGAATTTTAGAAAAATGTTTAGAAGAGTTTTATCGTCAGATATGTCTTTTAAATCAAAACTACATGGTATTCTACATCTTTTGAATAGTACGATGTTTCTAAATGTGCTGATCGTAGGAGTTTTAAGTATTCCTATGTTATACATTAAAAATGAATATGGTCATTTGAGAGAATACTTTATAGTGATGAGTTTCTTTGTGATAAGTACCATTATATTCTTCTTTTGCTACTGGTACATGTATAAGAAAACCTACGGAGGCGGCTTTAAGAACTTCATTTCTTACATAGGAATGTTCTTTACGTTTTTCTCCATAGCAATGGGTTTTTCCTTTCATAACTCAATAGCGGTTCTAGAAGGTCATGCAGGTAAGCGCAGTGAATTTGTTAGAACGCCTAAGTTCAATTTAAAAGCCGTAGGAGGTAACTGGAAAGCAAATAAATACCTGCGTAAAAAAATTAGTCCTCACGTAATTATTGAAGGTTTGTTGATGTTGTACTTTGCATTTGGTATGTACTCTGCATTTGTAGTAGGTGATCAAGGCGGTGATTTTGGACTATTTCCATTTCACTTGATGTTGTTCATAGGATTTGGATTTGTCTTTATACGTAGCATTACAGAAAAGCAATAA
- a CDS encoding glycosyltransferase 87 family protein, which yields MKNKLGNILGIISLISIVLYAVFFSLSRKQFLETLLLYSLLFLGLLAFYYLGKKGFNQRSRLLPKKWSGKLFDSDVLTCVLFVGIFMRLTLLTYTPNLSQDFFRFIWDGHQLLHGYNPYLYLPDEVIATDASHIPNAALLHANMGELSSGHYTNYPPLNQLIFAVAAFLGGKSIVATMVWMRLIIIMAEVGIFIYGIKMLRLLGKPPYLILLYFLNPFAIIELTGNLHFEGVMAFLMLLSVYYLFISQRFKSALFLGYGVLLKLLPVIVLPLLLRKLKFKKAVIFYVFVGVVVILGFLPFYSTELIDKYSSSVGLWFGNFEFNASVFYVLRAIGFEITGYNIIEIAGKVLPVITFILILLIALKRKNEIPEVLLTSIVFSFLIYLALSTTVHPWYLTIPLLFSVFTKYRFMIVWSFTIFLSYYAYSNSNYTENLWLVGLEYALVLGTFLYEYFRPTVSANN from the coding sequence ATGAAAAATAAACTCGGTAATATTCTAGGTATTATCAGTTTGATAAGTATAGTTTTATATGCTGTTTTTTTCTCGCTTTCGCGAAAGCAATTTCTAGAAACACTTCTTCTCTACAGCCTGCTATTTTTAGGTTTACTAGCTTTCTACTATTTAGGTAAAAAAGGATTTAATCAAAGGTCTCGATTACTGCCAAAAAAGTGGAGCGGTAAATTATTTGACTCTGATGTTTTGACATGTGTGCTGTTTGTGGGCATTTTTATGAGACTTACATTGTTGACTTATACGCCTAATTTATCACAAGATTTTTTCCGGTTTATTTGGGATGGTCATCAATTACTCCATGGATATAATCCCTATCTCTATTTACCAGATGAGGTCATAGCCACCGATGCATCTCACATCCCAAATGCTGCTTTGTTGCACGCAAATATGGGTGAACTTTCTAGTGGTCATTACACTAATTATCCACCATTAAATCAGTTAATATTTGCTGTAGCGGCATTTCTAGGAGGCAAAAGTATTGTTGCGACTATGGTATGGATGCGCTTGATTATCATCATGGCAGAAGTAGGTATTTTCATTTATGGGATAAAAATGCTCCGTTTACTAGGAAAGCCGCCATATCTAATTCTTCTTTATTTTCTTAATCCATTTGCGATTATTGAGCTTACTGGTAATCTACATTTTGAAGGAGTTATGGCATTTCTAATGTTGCTTTCTGTTTACTATTTATTTATTTCACAAAGATTTAAAAGTGCTTTGTTTTTAGGCTATGGTGTACTTTTAAAATTATTGCCAGTTATCGTTTTGCCATTACTGTTGAGAAAATTGAAGTTTAAAAAAGCGGTAATCTTTTATGTATTTGTAGGAGTCGTTGTGATACTAGGATTTTTACCTTTTTATAGTACGGAGTTAATAGACAAGTATTCCAGCTCGGTAGGTTTATGGTTCGGTAATTTTGAGTTTAATGCCAGTGTGTTTTATGTTTTAAGAGCCATAGGTTTTGAAATCACCGGTTATAATATTATAGAAATAGCAGGTAAGGTATTGCCTGTCATTACATTCATCTTGATACTATTAATTGCGTTGAAACGTAAAAATGAAATTCCAGAAGTCTTATTGACAAGTATAGTTTTCTCCTTTTTAATTTACTTAGCCTTGTCAACAACTGTTCATCCATGGTATTTAACTATTCCGTTACTGTTTTCAGTTTTTACCAAGTACCGATTTATGATCGTTTGGAGTTTTACTATTTTCTTAAGCTATTATGCTTATTCTAATAGTAATTATACCGAGAACCTTTGGCTAGTTGGTTTAGAATATGCTTTAGTTTTAGGAACATTTTTATATGAGTATTTTAGGCCAACGGTTTCAGCAAATAATTAA